In a single window of the Pseudogemmatithrix spongiicola genome:
- a CDS encoding DUF481 domain-containing protein translates to MSRLHRLAPLALALLAASARAQEATPVVTKITADFGYVQAAGNSQVTTTSVGQKLTQSRGRLGLEQTFNFVYGEQQGTVNTNFLRAGLRGDYKLGGVFSAFATVAYDRNTFAGIERRFEENLGIAWRAIGAPKDTLRIEAGGSVTQQKSTTGVINDFPAGRAALAYRHMFSAASYFLQAVEGIPNFKDTEDWRVNTESSLVAPISARIGVKVSYVVRFDNLPEPGFQTTDRIFTTGVQITF, encoded by the coding sequence ATGTCCCGACTGCATCGCCTGGCGCCGTTGGCGCTCGCGCTCCTCGCGGCCTCTGCCCGTGCGCAGGAGGCCACCCCGGTCGTCACCAAGATCACCGCCGACTTCGGCTACGTGCAGGCCGCCGGCAACTCGCAGGTCACGACGACCAGCGTGGGCCAGAAGCTGACGCAGTCGCGCGGCCGCCTCGGCCTCGAGCAGACGTTCAACTTCGTCTACGGCGAGCAGCAGGGCACGGTCAACACGAACTTCCTCAGGGCCGGCCTCCGCGGCGACTACAAGCTCGGCGGCGTGTTCAGCGCCTTCGCAACCGTGGCCTACGACCGCAACACCTTCGCCGGCATCGAGCGCCGCTTCGAGGAGAACCTCGGTATCGCGTGGCGCGCCATCGGGGCGCCGAAGGACACGCTGCGCATCGAAGCCGGCGGAAGCGTCACGCAGCAGAAGTCGACGACGGGCGTGATCAATGATTTCCCCGCCGGCCGCGCGGCATTGGCGTACCGCCACATGTTCTCCGCCGCCTCGTACTTCCTCCAGGCCGTCGAGGGCATCCCGAACTTCAAGGATACCGAGGACTGGCGCGTCAACACCGAGTCGTCGCTCGTGGCGCCGATCTCGGCGCGCATCGGCGTGAAGGTCTCGTACGTGGTCCGCTTCGACAACCTGCCGGAACCCGGATTCCAGACGACGGATCGGATCTTCACGACGGGCGTGCAGATCACGTTCTAA
- a CDS encoding NAD(P)H-dependent oxidoreductase, giving the protein MSRPVLILFAHPAYEKSRVHVAVAAAVRDLPGVTFHDLYEEYPDLDIDVRREQALLTAHEVVVFQHPFYWYSVPPILKQWMDLVLEHGWAYGASGRALEGKTLQVAMTAGGREQAYGPEGFNRFSFREFLVPVEATARLCRMHFAEPWVVPGTHVMDAAGIAAAAESYAALIRRLGEG; this is encoded by the coding sequence ATGTCCCGTCCCGTGTTGATCCTGTTCGCGCACCCCGCGTACGAGAAGTCGCGGGTGCATGTCGCGGTCGCGGCCGCCGTGCGTGACTTGCCGGGCGTGACGTTCCACGACCTCTATGAGGAGTACCCCGACCTCGATATCGACGTCCGGCGGGAGCAGGCGCTGCTCACCGCGCACGAAGTCGTGGTGTTCCAGCATCCCTTCTATTGGTATTCGGTCCCGCCGATCCTCAAGCAGTGGATGGACCTGGTGCTGGAGCACGGCTGGGCCTACGGTGCGTCGGGCCGCGCGCTCGAGGGCAAGACGTTGCAGGTGGCGATGACCGCGGGCGGGCGTGAGCAGGCGTATGGGCCCGAGGGATTCAACCGCTTCAGTTTTCGCGAGTTCCTCGTACCCGTCGAGGCGACGGCGCGGCTGTGCCGCATGCACTTTGCGGAACCCTGGGTGGTGCCGGGCACGCATGTCATGGATGCCGCCGGCATCGCGGCGGCGGCGGAGTCGTACGCGGCGTTGATCCGCCGGCTCGGGGAGGGCTAG
- a CDS encoding DinB family protein, producing MRPLLRAACAIPLLSCALAAQPAAPQGWRNEYLAVMQGTADKYIQLAEAIPADKYEWRPAPGVRSIAEVLLHVATANYGLAPRLGGQLPAGVNVQGLERSTTAKAEVLRHLRAAFAHFRGTVEAFPEADAGRMVPFFGPPQITARHFLYFNADHNGEHLGQLIAYARMNGVTPPWSGGGN from the coding sequence ATGCGTCCGTTGTTGCGCGCCGCCTGTGCGATTCCCCTGCTATCCTGCGCGCTCGCGGCGCAGCCAGCCGCGCCGCAGGGCTGGCGCAATGAGTACTTGGCCGTCATGCAGGGCACGGCGGACAAGTACATCCAGCTGGCCGAGGCGATTCCAGCCGACAAGTATGAATGGCGTCCGGCGCCCGGTGTCCGCAGCATCGCGGAGGTGCTGCTGCATGTGGCGACGGCGAACTACGGGCTCGCGCCACGACTTGGCGGACAACTGCCGGCCGGCGTGAACGTGCAGGGTCTGGAGCGCAGCACGACGGCGAAGGCGGAGGTGCTGCGACACCTCCGCGCGGCCTTCGCACATTTTCGCGGCACGGTCGAGGCTTTCCCCGAGGCGGACGCCGGACGCATGGTGCCATTCTTCGGGCCGCCCCAGATCACGGCGCGGCATTTCCTCTACTTCAATGCAGACCACAACGGTGAGCACCTCGGCCAGCTCATCGCCTACGCGCGCATGAACGGTGTCACGCCTCCGTGGTCGGGCGGCGGAAACTGA
- a CDS encoding monovalent cation:proton antiporter-2 (CPA2) family protein, with translation MQDFLLSATVYLAAAVIAVPIAKRLGLGSVLGYLIAGVVIGPSVLGVVGAEGQDVMHAAEFGVVMMLFVIGLELEPALLWRLRGALLGLGGAQVVITMLAVAGILAAFGFAWQEGLATGAILALSSTAIVLQSLQEKGWMRSDAGEKSFAVLLFQDLAVIPILALLPLLATQAVVAGGDGHGAGAWAEHLPGWQRALVTFGAVAAIVGVGRLVVPPAFRSIAKARLRETFTAAALLLVIGIAVLMQLVGLSPALGTFLGGVVLATSEFRHELESDVEPFKGLLLGVFFIAVGASIDFGLIGERLLLVSGAVVGLVALKFAVLWGIGRVAGMARDQHLLFALALAQGGEFGFVLVSFATQNGVLGEAVSGVLVAAIALSMAATPLLLLFWERVIAPRAQAASRPVRAMDRPESEHPVLIVGFGDFGSSVGRLLTAAGVECTVLDLDADRVDVLRRLGLRVYFGDASREDLLRSAGIERARLVILCVGDAAANLELARRISHAFPHVRVLARAAGRLSAYELYEAGVAHVYRESVDAAVRLGADALQALGWRAHASWRLAQAFRKRDEANTQRLASIFRDQEAHLSEARAAIRDLERTLRDDRLSPAVQDEAAWDAESLRREFKGMTDGKPPVPQ, from the coding sequence ATGCAGGACTTCTTGCTGTCGGCGACGGTGTATCTCGCCGCGGCGGTCATCGCCGTCCCGATCGCCAAGCGCCTCGGCCTCGGCTCCGTGCTTGGCTATCTCATCGCCGGCGTGGTCATCGGGCCCTCGGTGCTCGGTGTTGTCGGTGCAGAGGGCCAGGACGTGATGCACGCCGCGGAGTTCGGCGTGGTGATGATGCTGTTCGTGATCGGGCTGGAACTCGAGCCCGCGTTGCTGTGGCGCCTGCGCGGCGCGCTGCTGGGGCTCGGCGGCGCGCAGGTCGTGATCACGATGCTTGCCGTGGCCGGCATTCTTGCCGCGTTCGGATTCGCGTGGCAGGAGGGCCTGGCGACGGGTGCGATCCTCGCGCTGTCGTCCACGGCCATCGTGCTGCAGTCGCTGCAGGAGAAGGGCTGGATGCGCAGTGATGCCGGCGAGAAGTCGTTCGCCGTGCTGCTCTTCCAGGACTTGGCGGTGATTCCCATCCTCGCGCTGTTGCCGCTGCTGGCGACGCAGGCGGTGGTCGCGGGTGGGGACGGTCATGGTGCGGGCGCGTGGGCGGAGCACTTGCCGGGGTGGCAGCGCGCGTTGGTGACGTTCGGTGCCGTGGCGGCGATTGTCGGCGTTGGCCGGCTCGTGGTACCTCCCGCGTTCCGCAGCATCGCGAAGGCGCGGCTGCGGGAGACGTTTACCGCAGCCGCGCTGCTCCTCGTGATCGGCATCGCGGTGCTGATGCAGCTGGTGGGCCTCTCGCCGGCACTCGGCACCTTCCTTGGCGGCGTCGTGCTGGCGACCAGCGAGTTCCGCCACGAGCTCGAGAGCGACGTGGAGCCGTTCAAGGGACTGCTCCTCGGCGTGTTCTTCATTGCGGTGGGCGCGAGCATCGACTTCGGGTTGATTGGCGAGCGGTTGCTGCTCGTGAGCGGCGCGGTGGTCGGGTTGGTGGCGCTCAAGTTCGCCGTGCTCTGGGGCATCGGGCGCGTGGCCGGCATGGCGCGCGACCAGCACCTGCTCTTTGCGCTGGCGTTGGCGCAGGGCGGCGAGTTCGGCTTCGTGCTGGTGTCGTTCGCGACGCAGAATGGCGTGCTGGGCGAGGCCGTGTCTGGCGTGCTCGTGGCGGCCATTGCGCTGTCGATGGCGGCGACACCGCTGCTCCTGCTGTTCTGGGAACGCGTGATTGCCCCTCGGGCGCAGGCGGCGTCCCGGCCGGTGCGTGCGATGGACCGCCCGGAGTCCGAGCATCCCGTGCTGATCGTCGGGTTCGGCGACTTCGGGAGCTCCGTGGGGCGCCTGCTGACGGCGGCGGGCGTGGAGTGCACGGTACTCGACCTGGATGCCGATCGCGTGGACGTGCTGCGCCGACTCGGCCTGCGGGTGTACTTCGGTGATGCGTCCCGCGAGGACCTGCTGCGCAGTGCCGGCATCGAGCGGGCGCGGCTTGTGATCCTCTGCGTCGGTGATGCCGCCGCGAACCTCGAACTCGCACGCCGCATTTCCCACGCGTTCCCCCATGTGCGCGTGCTCGCGCGCGCGGCCGGGCGGCTCTCGGCCTACGAGCTCTATGAGGCCGGTGTGGCGCACGTATACCGCGAGTCGGTGGATGCGGCCGTGCGACTGGGGGCCGATGCGCTGCAGGCGCTTGGGTGGCGGGCCCATGCGAGCTGGCGACTGGCGCAGGCCTTTCGCAAGCGGGACGAGGCGAACACGCAGCGGCTGGCGAGCATCTTCCGGGACCAAGAGGCCCACCTCTCGGAGGCCCGCGCCGCGATCCGGGACCTCGAGCGTACCCTGCGCGACGATCGGCTCTCGCCGGCCGTCCAAGACGAAGCGGCGTGGGACGCCGAGAGCCTGCGGCGGGAGTTCAAGGGCATGACCGACGGGAAGCCACCTGTCCCGCAGTAG
- a CDS encoding DinB family protein, which translates to MATTIYDDAARRELLRRLDTLRPDLPPRWGRMTAPQMVTHMLEAFRMPSGDLRIRRSFVPLRPLVRWVMLYVLPFPRGAPTAPQLLRRVPSSWESDVAALRSAIARATRPDPGAPIGDHPIFGDMSIDDWGVLMHKHTDHHLRQFGV; encoded by the coding sequence ATGGCGACGACCATCTACGACGACGCGGCACGACGGGAGTTGCTCCGACGCCTGGACACCCTGCGTCCCGACCTCCCCCCGCGCTGGGGGCGAATGACCGCTCCGCAGATGGTGACGCACATGCTGGAGGCGTTTCGCATGCCGTCCGGCGACCTGCGCATCCGCCGTAGCTTCGTGCCCCTGCGCCCGCTCGTGCGCTGGGTGATGCTGTACGTGTTGCCGTTCCCCAGGGGTGCGCCGACGGCTCCGCAACTGCTCCGGCGCGTCCCGTCCTCGTGGGAGTCCGATGTCGCCGCGTTGCGCAGCGCCATTGCGCGCGCGACGCGCCCCGATCCCGGCGCGCCGATCGGCGATCACCCCATCTTCGGCGACATGAGCATCGACGACTGGGGCGTGCTGATGCACAAGCACACCGACCACCACCTCCGGCAGTTCGGGGTCTAA
- the hemN gene encoding oxygen-independent coproporphyrinogen III oxidase has translation MVTIAEPLIHQYDVPGPRYTSYPPVPSWSSDFPAERWTDALRAVPSQDPFALYAHFPFCATRCLYCGCNAIPTQRRDKVDAYLDDVAHELALLTDALGWGRPVHQMHWGGGTPNLLTGAQTERALRLLTDAFRFEPGAELSVECDPRVVTDGQLQHLRSLGFSRVSFGVQDLDDHVQRAIGRIQPVALVRDVVQQARRAGFAQINLDLIYGLPHQTRASVDATIDEVLALHPDRIASFGYAHLPNQRAHQRAIPLEALPGTVDRVELFRHIVDRFTDAGYAWIGFDHFARQDDPLAVAQREGRLHRNFMGYTTETGPHLLGIGMSSISEVNGVFAQNAATLGEWRERVQAGALPLVRGHVLTDDDRLRGGLIKQLLCNLELPRASVPESLAPALDALEATARDGLVTVQSERVAVTELGRYFLRNLCLPFDAYLPPRTTDRVFSRTL, from the coding sequence ATGGTCACGATCGCCGAACCGCTCATCCATCAGTACGACGTGCCCGGCCCGCGCTACACCAGTTACCCGCCGGTCCCGTCGTGGTCGTCCGACTTTCCCGCCGAGCGCTGGACGGACGCCCTGCGGGCCGTTCCCTCACAGGATCCCTTTGCGCTTTACGCGCACTTCCCCTTCTGCGCCACGCGCTGCCTCTACTGCGGCTGCAACGCCATCCCCACGCAGCGGCGCGACAAGGTCGACGCCTACCTCGACGACGTCGCGCATGAACTCGCCCTGCTGACGGACGCACTCGGGTGGGGCCGACCTGTCCACCAGATGCACTGGGGCGGCGGCACGCCAAACCTGCTGACGGGCGCGCAGACCGAGCGCGCGCTCCGCCTGCTCACCGACGCCTTCCGCTTCGAGCCCGGCGCCGAGCTCTCGGTCGAGTGCGATCCGCGCGTCGTCACGGATGGGCAGTTGCAGCACCTGCGCAGCCTCGGGTTCTCGCGCGTCAGCTTCGGCGTGCAGGACCTCGACGATCACGTGCAGCGGGCGATCGGGCGCATCCAGCCCGTCGCACTGGTCCGCGACGTCGTGCAGCAGGCCCGCCGCGCCGGCTTCGCGCAGATCAACCTCGACCTCATCTACGGGCTGCCGCACCAGACCCGCGCCAGCGTCGACGCGACCATCGACGAGGTCCTCGCCCTCCATCCGGACCGCATCGCGTCGTTCGGCTACGCGCATTTGCCGAATCAGCGCGCCCACCAGCGCGCGATCCCGCTCGAGGCGCTGCCGGGCACCGTCGACCGCGTCGAACTCTTTCGCCACATCGTGGACCGTTTCACCGATGCCGGCTACGCGTGGATCGGCTTCGATCACTTCGCGCGCCAGGACGATCCGCTCGCCGTCGCCCAGCGCGAAGGTCGCCTGCACCGGAACTTCATGGGCTACACCACCGAGACCGGCCCGCACCTGCTCGGCATCGGCATGAGTTCCATCTCCGAGGTGAACGGCGTCTTCGCGCAGAACGCCGCGACGCTCGGCGAGTGGCGCGAGCGCGTGCAGGCCGGCGCGCTCCCCCTCGTCCGCGGCCACGTGCTCACGGACGACGATCGCCTTCGCGGCGGCCTCATCAAGCAGCTGCTCTGCAACCTCGAGCTGCCGCGCGCGAGCGTGCCGGAGTCGCTCGCCCCGGCGCTCGACGCGCTCGAGGCCACCGCCCGCGACGGTCTCGTCACCGTGCAATCCGAGCGCGTCGCGGTCACCGAGCTCGGTCGCTACTTCCTGCGCAACCTGTGCTTGCCCTTCGACGCCTACCTGCCGCCCCGGACCACCGATCGGGTGTTCAGCCGGACGCTGTGA
- a CDS encoding GAF domain-containing sensor histidine kinase, producing the protein MPNADAAVIAAPERVKAVEATGLLDSPASPALDRLTRLTTQLLGVPASVVTLIDRDRQFFAGASGLGETLAASRQTSLDYSYCQHVVASAKPMVVTDAVSHPLVYDNLATLKDGIRAYAGMPLIDSNGQALGSFCAFDTKPHEWSERDLQILHDLAQAAMTEIELRFAGRLLEEQGEQLRALLDNTDELVARFGLDGALTYANAAWRRLLGHPPEPPVAGYLQSKLSGVGRERFDAAWADAQAGEPSDDLELGLLLPNGDTALVQLRLVPVRTKGIARGVRVYGHDVTDLRRAERAKDQVISLVSHELRTPIGAVQGAMQLLERLLPSPVPPKVAELVALAKRNADRLLTLVNDLLDLDRLEAGSAPFEPALHRMAEIFTTARDATQPLAEQKGVHLEFGPGASVIFGDATWLAHVVINLVANAIKFTPAGGHVRVHCVEDEGQVQVRVTDTGRGIPAADVGRIFERFAQVQRSDATEKGGSGLGLAIARTIVLQHGGRIWVESEVGKGTTFAFTLPTRLAAP; encoded by the coding sequence ATGCCCAATGCCGATGCAGCCGTCATTGCCGCACCGGAGCGCGTGAAAGCGGTGGAAGCCACCGGTTTGCTGGACTCGCCGGCCAGTCCCGCGTTGGACCGCCTCACCCGGCTGACGACGCAGCTGCTCGGCGTGCCGGCATCGGTGGTGACGCTGATCGACCGCGATCGCCAGTTCTTCGCGGGCGCGAGCGGCCTCGGGGAGACGCTGGCGGCGTCGCGGCAGACGAGTCTCGATTACTCCTACTGCCAGCATGTGGTCGCGAGCGCCAAGCCGATGGTGGTGACGGACGCCGTGAGTCATCCGCTGGTGTACGACAACCTCGCGACGCTCAAGGACGGCATCCGCGCCTATGCCGGCATGCCGTTGATCGACTCGAACGGACAGGCGTTGGGCTCGTTCTGCGCCTTCGACACGAAACCACACGAGTGGTCGGAGCGCGACCTGCAGATCCTGCATGACCTCGCGCAGGCGGCGATGACGGAGATCGAGCTGCGCTTCGCCGGGCGGTTGCTCGAGGAACAGGGCGAGCAGCTGCGCGCCCTGCTCGACAACACCGACGAGCTCGTGGCGCGCTTCGGTCTCGACGGCGCGCTCACCTATGCGAACGCCGCGTGGCGTCGACTGCTGGGGCATCCGCCGGAGCCCCCCGTGGCGGGCTACCTGCAGTCGAAGCTCTCGGGTGTGGGACGCGAGCGCTTCGACGCTGCCTGGGCCGACGCACAGGCAGGCGAGCCAAGCGATGATCTCGAGCTCGGTCTCCTGTTGCCGAATGGCGATACTGCCCTCGTGCAGCTGCGCTTGGTTCCCGTGCGCACCAAGGGTATCGCGCGCGGCGTGCGCGTGTATGGTCACGACGTCACCGACCTGCGGCGCGCCGAGCGCGCGAAGGACCAAGTGATCAGCCTCGTGAGCCATGAGCTCCGGACGCCCATCGGGGCGGTGCAGGGCGCGATGCAGTTGCTCGAACGCCTGTTGCCATCCCCCGTGCCGCCGAAGGTCGCGGAACTGGTCGCCCTCGCCAAGCGCAACGCCGATCGCCTGCTGACGCTGGTGAACGACCTCCTCGACCTAGATCGCCTCGAGGCTGGCTCGGCGCCGTTCGAACCCGCGCTGCATCGCATGGCGGAGATCTTCACGACCGCCCGGGACGCGACGCAGCCGTTGGCCGAGCAGAAGGGCGTGCATCTCGAGTTCGGCCCTGGCGCGTCCGTCATCTTCGGCGATGCGACGTGGCTGGCCCACGTCGTCATCAACCTCGTCGCGAACGCCATCAAGTTCACGCCGGCGGGCGGCCACGTCCGCGTCCATTGCGTGGAGGACGAGGGCCAGGTGCAGGTGCGCGTCACGGACACCGGGCGCGGCATTCCCGCGGCGGACGTTGGACGGATCTTCGAGCGCTTCGCGCAGGTGCAGCGCAGCGATGCCACGGAGAAGGGCGGCAGCGGGCTCGGCCTTGCGATCGCCCGCACGATCGTGCTCCAGCATGGCGGACGCATCTGGGTCGAGAGCGAGGTCGGGAAGGGTACGACCTTCGCGTTCACGTTGCCGACGCGTCTCGCTGCGCCGTAG